A portion of the Bubalus kerabau isolate K-KA32 ecotype Philippines breed swamp buffalo chromosome 1, PCC_UOA_SB_1v2, whole genome shotgun sequence genome contains these proteins:
- the HAL gene encoding histidine ammonia-lyase, protein MPRYTVHVRGEWLAVPCQDAQLTVGWLGREAVRRYIKNKPDNGGFASVDDARFLVRRCKGLGLLDNEDPLDVALEDNEFVEVVIEGDAMSPDFIPSQPEGVYLYSKYREPEKYIALDGDSLTTEDLVSLGKGCYKIKLTPTAEKRVQKSREVIDRIVEEKTVVYGITTGFGKFARTVIPISKLEELQFNLVRSHSSGVGKPLSPERCRMLLALRINVLAKGYSGISLETLKQVIEVFNASCLPYVPEKGTVGASGDLAPLSHLALGLIGEGKMWSPKSGWADAKYVLAAHGLKPIVLKPKEGLALINGTQMITSLGCEAVERAGAIARQADIVAALTLEVLKGTTKAFDTDIHAVRPHRGQVEVAFRFRSLLDSDHHPSEIAESHRFCDRVQDAYTLRCCPQVHGVVNDTIAFVKNIITTEINSATDNPMVFASRGETISGGNFHGEYAAKALDYLAIGVHELAAISERRIERLCNPSLSELPAFLVAEGGLNSGFMIAHCTSAALVSENKALCHPSSVDSLSTSAATEDHVSMGGWAARKALRVIEHVEQVLAIELLAACQGIEFLRPLKTTTPLEKVYDLVRSVVRPWIKDRFMAPDIEAAHRLLVEQKVWEVAAPYIEKYRMEHIPESRPVSPTAFSLEFLHKKSTKIPESEDL, encoded by the exons ATGCCCAGGTACACGGTGCACGTTCGAGGAGAGTGGCTCGCCGTGCCCTGCCAGGACGCGCAGCTCACGGTGGGCTGGCTGGGCCGGGAGGCTGTGCGGCGGTACATCAAGAACAAGCCCGACAATGGTGGCTTCGCCTCGGTGGACGACGCCCGCTTCCTCGTGCGCCGCTGCAAAGGCCTGGGCCTGCTGGACAATGAGGACCCACTGGACGTGGCCCTGGAGGACAACGAGTTCGTGGAAGTAG TTATAGAAGGAGATGCTATGTCTCCCGACTTCATTCCCTCGCAGCCAGAAGGAGTTTACTT ATACAGCAAATACCGGGAACCCGAGAAG TACATTGCCTTAGATGGGGACAGTCTGACCACAGAGGACCTGGTCAGCTTGGGCAAGGGATGCTACAAAATCAAG CTTACCCCCACTGCTGAAAAGAGGGTGCAAAAATCCAGGGAAGTCATAGACAGAATCGTGGAAGAAAAAACTg TTGTTTACGGCATTACTACGGGTTTTGGGAAATTTGCCAGAACTGTAATTCCCATCAGTAAACTCGA GGAGCTCCAGTTCAACCTAGTACGTTCACATTCTTCAG GTGTTGGAAAACCACTAAGCCCTGAGAGATGCCGGATGCTCTTGGCTTTAAGGATCAATGTCTTAGCCAAAGGATACAGTGGCATTTCCCTGGAGACTCTCAAACAAGTTATCGAAGTATTTAATG CCTCCTGCCTGCCATATGTTCCGGAGAAAGGAACTGTTGGTGCCAGTGGAGACCTTGCCCCACTCTCTCATCTTGCTCTTGGGCTGATTGGTGAAGGGAAGATGTGGTCTCCAAAGAGCGGCTGGGCTGATGCTAAATAC GTCCTCGCAGCTCATGGATTGAAGCCAATTGTTTTGAAACCAAAAGAG GGTCTGGCGCTCATCAATGGGACGCAGATGATCACCTCGCTCGGCTGTGAGGCTGTGGAGAGAGCCGGTGCCATCGCTCGGCAAGCTGACATAGTGGCAGCCTTGACCCTCGAGGTTCTCAAGGGCACCACCAAAGCCTTCGATACTG ACATTCATGCTGTTCGCCCTCATCGTGGGCAAGTTGAAGTTGCTTTTCGGTTTCGGTCCCTCTTGGACTCGGATCACCACCCATCTGAAATAGCAG AAAGTCACAGGTTCTGCGATCGTGTTCAAGATGCATACACCTTGCGCTGCTGTCCACAG GTCCATGGTGTGGTGAATGACACAATAGCATTTGTGAAGAACATCATAACCACGGAAATTAACAGTGCAACAGATAACCCT ATGGTCTTTGCCAGCAGGGGAGAGACTATTTCTGGAGGAAACTTCCATGGTGAATATGCAGCCAAA GCCCTGGACTATTTGGCCATTGGTGTCCATGAACTTGCCGCAATTAGTGAAAGAAGAATTGAAAGGCTCTGCAACCCCTCCCTTAGCGAGCTGCCTGCCTTCCTGGTGGCTGAAGGTGGTCTGAATTCTGGATTCATGATAGCCCACTGCACCTCTGCAGCCCTGG TTTCTGAGAACAAGGCTCTGTGCCACCCCTCGTCCGTGGATTCTCTCTCCACCAGCGCTGCCACGGAGGATCACGTTTCCATGGGAGGATGGGCAGCAAGGAAGGCCCTCAGGGTCATTGAGCATGTGGAGCAAG tgttggccatcgaGCTTCTTGCAGCCTGCCAGGGCATAGAGTTCCTCCGCCCCTTGAAAACCACCACTCCACTGGAGAAGGTCTATGACCTGGTGCGCTCTGTTGTGAG GCCCTGGATAAAAGATCGCTTCATGGCCCCAGACATCGAGGCAGCGCACAGGCTGCTCGTAGAGCAGAAG GTTTGGGAAGTAGCTGCACCATACATTGAAAAATACAGAATGGAGCATATTCCAGAATCAAGACCTGTTTCTCCAACAGCATTTTCACTGGAATTTCTGCACAAGAAATCTACCAAGATCCCAGAGTCTGAGGATCTTTAA